GTCTGGTGAACGGTTTCTGTCTTTGTGGCTGTCCGATCCCATAGGCAAGGCCGCGTTTCTCTCGGACCTCTTTCCACAGGCGTGATTCAAATGTGCTGCCACCCAGGATGCTGTTGGCCACAAAAAAAGCATAAAAATCGGGATCATGACGGGAAACCCCTGGATGAGCAAACAAAACGAACGATTGCGGAACATCCATTGTTATTGCGTGCATCTTGCCCGGACCCCGAAAGGGAGTTACCATGAACAACGGCAGGCGATCCCCCTTTGGCTGCTGCTGAATTAACGCATTAACCTGGGCCAAAAGATCATCTTCGCCAATATTTCCAACAACAACAATTCTCATGCGATTTTGCGTAAATGACGATTTCATATAGGATTGC
The nucleotide sequence above comes from Alphaproteobacteria bacterium. Encoded proteins:
- a CDS encoding insulinase family protein encodes the protein MIGFLYSTSISADQDNFVIAFRTIKENAKDAFDLIRLVLSSPRFAPEDIARVKQQMVGGLEQRLHLPQPIGKETLQGLVLGENHPYSKRISDRIRKIPEITVEQLQSYMKSSFTQNRMRIVVVGNIGEDDLLAQVNALIQQQPKGDRLPLFMVTPFRGPGKMHAITMDVPQSFVLFAHPGVSRHDPDFYAFFVANSILGGSTFESRLWKEVREKRGLAYGIGQPQRQKPFTRRLI